The Solibacillus sp. FSL W7-1436 genome window below encodes:
- the tsaB gene encoding tRNA (adenosine(37)-N6)-threonylcarbamoyltransferase complex dimerization subunit type 1 TsaB yields MIWLGIETANAPLSVAIVQDNKIIAEVVQNIKLTHSVGAMPAIEEVINKAGLIPEQIDAIAVSEGPGSYTGVRIGVTLAKTLAWSLQKPLVGVSSLKALAANARVANYAICSLIDARRQNVYAGVYEANTMEPIVEDHHDHIDGLLQKLQQLERPILFVGADAGMYMEKIQQVLGNSAIRAPFTMDLPRASELIALAQQMPLPTIEAVHGFVPQYRRIAEAEANWIKEQKKEQL; encoded by the coding sequence ATGATTTGGTTAGGAATAGAGACAGCAAATGCACCACTTTCTGTCGCAATAGTACAAGATAATAAAATAATTGCAGAAGTCGTGCAAAATATAAAATTAACGCATTCCGTTGGTGCAATGCCGGCAATTGAAGAAGTTATAAACAAGGCAGGCTTAATACCGGAACAAATTGATGCGATCGCCGTTTCTGAAGGTCCCGGCTCTTATACAGGCGTTCGAATTGGTGTTACTCTTGCCAAAACTTTGGCCTGGTCATTGCAAAAACCATTGGTAGGTGTATCAAGCTTGAAAGCACTGGCTGCAAATGCACGTGTTGCGAACTACGCAATCTGTTCATTGATCGATGCCCGTCGTCAAAATGTATATGCAGGTGTATATGAAGCAAATACTATGGAGCCGATTGTTGAAGATCATCATGATCATATCGATGGATTATTACAGAAGCTGCAACAATTAGAACGACCAATATTATTTGTCGGAGCCGATGCCGGTATGTACATGGAAAAAATTCAGCAAGTGCTAGGTAATTCTGCTATCCGTGCACCATTTACGATGGATCTACCTCGTGCATCCGAACTGATTGCTTTAGCACAACAAATGCCATTACCGACAATTGAGGCTGTCCATGGTTTTGTTCCCCAATATCGCCGTATTGCAGAAGCAGAAGCGAATTGGATAAAGGAACAGAAAAAGGAGCAACTTTAA
- a CDS encoding ABC-F family ATP-binding cassette domain-containing protein: MIVLQVNQLYKSFITDEILSGVKLEVQHRDRVALVGRNGAGKSTLLKIIAGQMSYDSGEIIIPKDIQIGYLEQHAGIDSELSIWDEMMTIFANLQKQEQTLRHLEQQMADPAIYEDSEQYARIMAEYDQLQHDFKDAGGYQYEADTRSVLHGMQFFPEDYQKPIRSLSGGQRTRLALAKLLLSKPDLLILDEPTNHLDIETLSWLEGYLKGYEGAILIVSHDRYFLDQVVSIVYEVSRTKVSKYVGNYSAYLDEKAKNYERDLKMYERQMDEKAKLETFIQKNLARASTTKMAQSRRKVLEKTSWMESPDGDEKSANFGFSIDRQSGNDVLSVDNLTIGFNGKAISQNIGMRVFREDRIALVGPNGVGKSTLLKTIVKDIEALAGDVRYGTNVQIGYYDQEQAKLHSNKSVLSELWDEWPLLNEKDIRNILGRFLFSGDDVSKTVNSLSGGEKARLALAKLMMQKSNFLVLDEPTNHLDLDSKEILENALIDYPGTLLFVSHDRYFINRIATKVIELSGTGSFEYLGDYDYYVEKKEELEELAAMKAAAVEKNSAESPVQTKTTSMIDKDAKKRERQIRRAIEDIEKQMGVLNEKIAIFEEQLCDPDIYSDHEKTLSIQSELNDVKEQHESFEMEWLELNEELDHL, encoded by the coding sequence ATGATTGTCTTACAGGTAAATCAATTATATAAATCCTTTATTACAGATGAAATATTAAGCGGTGTAAAACTAGAAGTACAGCACCGGGATCGCGTGGCATTAGTGGGACGAAACGGTGCCGGCAAATCCACATTACTGAAAATAATTGCCGGACAAATGAGCTATGACTCCGGTGAAATTATTATTCCAAAAGATATTCAAATCGGTTATTTAGAGCAGCATGCAGGCATAGACTCTGAACTTTCAATTTGGGACGAAATGATGACAATTTTCGCAAACCTGCAAAAACAGGAGCAAACGCTGCGTCACCTAGAACAGCAAATGGCCGACCCTGCGATTTATGAAGATAGCGAACAATATGCACGCATCATGGCAGAGTATGACCAGCTGCAGCATGATTTCAAAGATGCAGGCGGTTATCAGTATGAAGCCGATACACGCTCTGTTCTGCATGGGATGCAATTTTTCCCCGAAGATTATCAAAAGCCGATTCGCTCTCTATCCGGCGGACAAAGGACACGCCTTGCCCTAGCTAAGCTTCTTTTGTCAAAGCCCGACCTCCTTATTTTGGATGAGCCGACCAACCATCTGGATATTGAAACATTGTCATGGCTGGAAGGCTACTTAAAAGGTTATGAAGGAGCGATTTTAATCGTTTCGCATGACCGTTATTTCCTGGATCAGGTCGTGTCGATCGTTTACGAAGTGTCTCGTACGAAAGTGTCGAAGTATGTAGGGAACTACAGTGCCTATCTAGACGAAAAGGCGAAAAACTACGAACGTGATTTAAAAATGTATGAGCGTCAAATGGATGAAAAGGCCAAGCTCGAAACATTTATCCAGAAAAACCTTGCCCGTGCTTCCACTACAAAAATGGCCCAGTCACGTCGCAAAGTTCTGGAGAAGACGAGTTGGATGGAATCTCCTGATGGCGATGAAAAAAGTGCCAACTTCGGTTTTTCAATTGACCGCCAAAGCGGAAATGACGTGCTGTCCGTCGATAATTTAACAATCGGTTTTAACGGTAAGGCTATTTCCCAAAATATTGGAATGCGTGTATTTAGAGAAGATCGTATTGCACTTGTCGGACCAAACGGTGTTGGGAAGTCTACCTTATTGAAAACAATCGTTAAAGATATCGAGGCACTTGCCGGCGATGTCCGTTATGGTACAAATGTTCAAATCGGCTATTATGATCAGGAGCAGGCAAAGCTTCACTCGAATAAATCTGTTCTTAGCGAGCTTTGGGATGAATGGCCATTGCTGAACGAAAAGGATATACGCAACATTTTAGGTCGCTTCCTTTTTAGCGGGGATGATGTATCGAAAACAGTGAATTCCTTATCAGGTGGAGAAAAAGCGCGACTTGCACTTGCGAAATTAATGATGCAAAAATCTAATTTCCTAGTACTTGATGAGCCGACAAACCATTTAGACTTGGACAGTAAAGAAATATTGGAAAATGCCCTAATCGATTATCCCGGAACACTGCTATTCGTTTCACATGACCGTTATTTCATCAATCGTATTGCTACAAAAGTCATTGAACTTTCAGGTACCGGTTCTTTCGAATATTTAGGTGACTACGATTATTATGTGGAAAAGAAAGAGGAGCTTGAAGAATTAGCTGCAATGAAAGCCGCAGCCGTTGAAAAAAATTCGGCTGAATCGCCTGTTCAAACTAAGACGACATCAATGATTGATAAGGACGCGAAAAAAAGAGAACGTCAAATTCGCCGTGCAATAGAAGATATTGAAAAGCAGATGGGCGTTTTAAATGAAAAAATCGCCATCTTTGAAGAACAACTATGTGATCCTGACATTTATTCGGATCATGAAAAAACTTTATCAATCCAATCTGAGCTGAATGATGTAAAAGAACAGCACGAATCATTTGAAATGGAATGGCTTGAACTAAACGAAGAGCTTGACCACCTATAA
- the rimI gene encoding ribosomal protein S18-alanine N-acetyltransferase, which translates to MVQYRRMTIDDVQAIHKIELATFPVPWTLDSFYYEMTENQYAHYLVAENENGEIIGFCGIWLVIDAAQITNVAVVQSVRGQGIGETLMREAMRVAKEANMDVMSLEVRVTNTVAQNLYRKLGFQDGGLRKGYYTDNQEDALVMWVNL; encoded by the coding sequence ATGGTACAGTATCGCAGAATGACAATCGATGATGTTCAGGCTATTCATAAAATTGAACTTGCAACATTTCCTGTACCTTGGACATTGGATTCATTTTATTACGAAATGACTGAAAACCAATATGCCCATTATTTAGTTGCGGAAAACGAAAACGGTGAAATTATCGGCTTCTGCGGAATCTGGCTTGTTATTGATGCAGCACAGATTACCAACGTAGCAGTTGTACAATCTGTACGTGGTCAAGGTATTGGCGAGACACTTATGCGTGAAGCGATGCGAGTAGCAAAAGAAGCAAATATGGACGTCATGAGCTTGGAAGTACGTGTAACGAATACTGTTGCACAAAATTTATATCGCAAACTTGGTTTCCAAGATGGAGGTCTTCGTAAAGGCTACTATACGGACAACCAGGAAGATGCGTTAGTAATGTGGGTGAATTTATAA
- the tsaD gene encoding tRNA (adenosine(37)-N6)-threonylcarbamoyltransferase complex transferase subunit TsaD — translation MDNYILAIETSCDETAAAIIKNGTEIISNVVSSQIDSHKRFGGVVPEIASRHHVEQMTIVLEEALKQANMEPKDLTAVAVTEGPGLVGALLIGINAAKAFAFVHGLPLIGTHHIAGHIYANNLVQPMEFPLLALVVSGGHTELVLMREHGSFEVIGETRDDAAGEAYDKVARVLNMPYPGGPHIDRLAHEATEAVPFPRVWLEEDSYDFSFSGLKSAVINYKHNMDQRGEEIIAEHVAKGFQDSVVEVLTGKTVRAAREFQVKQVIAAGGVSANKGLRTALELAFKDEGIPFYVPPLKLCTDNAAMIGAAAYEMYKAGVRGNLAMNGRPGLELLSWK, via the coding sequence ATGGATAACTATATATTAGCAATTGAAACTAGCTGTGATGAAACAGCAGCTGCCATTATTAAAAATGGCACAGAGATTATTTCGAATGTTGTATCATCACAAATTGACAGTCATAAGCGTTTCGGCGGAGTTGTCCCGGAAATCGCATCACGTCACCATGTTGAACAGATGACAATTGTTTTGGAAGAAGCATTAAAACAGGCAAATATGGAACCGAAAGATTTAACAGCAGTTGCCGTAACTGAAGGACCGGGACTGGTAGGTGCATTGTTGATCGGTATTAATGCGGCTAAGGCGTTCGCATTTGTACATGGCTTGCCATTAATCGGGACCCATCATATTGCCGGACATATTTATGCAAACAATCTTGTACAGCCAATGGAATTTCCGCTGTTGGCACTCGTTGTTTCAGGTGGGCATACAGAGCTTGTCCTGATGCGTGAACATGGTTCGTTTGAAGTTATTGGCGAAACACGTGATGATGCTGCAGGTGAAGCATATGACAAAGTAGCACGCGTATTGAATATGCCATATCCGGGTGGTCCGCATATTGACCGCCTTGCACATGAAGCGACAGAAGCCGTTCCTTTCCCGCGTGTATGGCTGGAGGAAGATTCATATGACTTTAGTTTCAGCGGTTTGAAATCTGCAGTGATTAACTATAAACATAATATGGATCAGCGCGGTGAAGAAATCATTGCCGAGCATGTTGCAAAAGGCTTCCAGGACAGTGTAGTGGAAGTATTAACAGGAAAAACAGTACGAGCAGCACGTGAATTCCAGGTAAAACAAGTAATTGCAGCCGGCGGTGTATCGGCCAATAAAGGATTGCGTACAGCATTGGAACTTGCGTTTAAAGATGAAGGTATTCCATTTTATGTACCGCCTTTAAAATTATGTACAGATAATGCTGCAATGATCGGTGCGGCAGCATATGAAATGTATAAAGCAGGAGTTCGTGGAAATTTAGCTATGAATGGACGACCTGGGTTGGAGCTTTTGAGCTGGAAATAG
- a CDS encoding NADH-dependent flavin oxidoreductase: MKALFEKFKLNEQVELRNRLVMAPMTTYSANEDDTVSDEEITYYKERAAGAGMIITACAYVAANGKAFPGQIAAHEDRYIPSLRRIAQAIQQGGAKAVLQIHHGGRQSYQNLVPNGDVVSASTAVTIEKKEARALTLEETKEMVKAYAEATRRAIEAGFDGVEIHGANTYLIQQYFSAFTNKRTDEYGGTFENRLRFPLEVVSEVIKVKNTYADEKFIVGYRFSPEEPEEDGITMDDTVKLVDELAKTALTYLHISLGDFKSETHRYENGQQNRISVIHSLLNGRKPLIGVGSIYTREEAEQALQLGADLVALGRALLIEPHWVEKVQNKENVVTSYDEKIDTVIPGPLMEKILSRPGWIPGI, translated from the coding sequence ATGAAAGCACTTTTTGAAAAATTTAAATTGAATGAACAGGTTGAACTACGAAATCGTTTAGTTATGGCACCTATGACAACCTACTCTGCAAATGAAGATGACACTGTTTCCGATGAGGAAATCACATATTATAAAGAACGTGCTGCAGGTGCTGGAATGATCATTACAGCATGCGCATATGTCGCAGCAAACGGCAAAGCATTCCCCGGACAAATTGCCGCCCATGAAGACCGTTATATTCCAAGTTTGCGAAGAATTGCACAGGCTATTCAGCAGGGTGGTGCTAAAGCGGTTTTACAAATTCATCATGGAGGCCGTCAATCATACCAAAATTTAGTACCAAACGGAGATGTGGTAAGTGCGAGTACAGCTGTTACAATTGAAAAAAAAGAAGCTCGTGCATTAACACTTGAAGAGACTAAAGAGATGGTTAAAGCTTATGCAGAAGCGACAAGAAGAGCAATTGAAGCGGGGTTTGACGGCGTTGAAATACATGGTGCAAATACGTATTTAATTCAACAGTACTTTTCTGCCTTTACTAATAAAAGAACAGACGAATACGGCGGAACATTTGAAAATAGATTACGTTTCCCACTGGAAGTAGTAAGTGAAGTAATTAAAGTTAAAAACACATATGCAGACGAAAAATTTATTGTCGGTTACCGTTTCAGTCCGGAAGAACCTGAAGAAGATGGTATTACAATGGATGATACAGTAAAATTAGTGGATGAATTAGCGAAAACAGCGCTAACATATTTGCATATCTCTCTGGGGGATTTCAAATCGGAAACACATCGTTATGAAAACGGCCAACAAAACCGTATTTCTGTAATTCACAGCTTGTTAAATGGGCGTAAACCATTAATCGGTGTCGGGTCAATTTATACTCGTGAAGAAGCAGAACAAGCATTACAGTTAGGTGCAGATTTAGTAGCGCTTGGCCGTGCCTTGTTGATTGAGCCGCATTGGGTGGAAAAGGTACAGAACAAGGAAAACGTTGTCACATCTTATGATGAAAAAATTGATACTGTAATTCCTGGTCCTTTAATGGAGAAAATCCTGTCAAGACCAGGTTGGATTCCGGGTATATAA
- the tsaE gene encoding tRNA (adenosine(37)-N6)-threonylcarbamoyltransferase complex ATPase subunit type 1 TsaE, whose amino-acid sequence MIFEKDIETLEETQALAMRLAELVEPQYTITLEGDLGAGKTTFTQSFAKGLGVKRTVNSPTFTIMKQYTGRIPLNHLDVYRLEDSDEDLGWEEIFYGDAVTVVEWAHLIQEDLPEERLAIEITRIDETKRKFVLKPIGEKYVRLCEELLK is encoded by the coding sequence ATGATATTTGAAAAAGATATAGAAACGCTGGAAGAGACTCAGGCGCTTGCGATGAGATTGGCGGAATTAGTCGAGCCGCAGTATACGATTACACTTGAAGGTGATTTAGGTGCCGGCAAGACGACATTTACACAGAGCTTTGCAAAAGGACTTGGCGTAAAACGGACGGTCAATAGTCCAACATTTACGATTATGAAGCAATATACGGGACGTATACCGCTTAATCATCTGGATGTATATCGTCTGGAAGATAGTGATGAAGATTTAGGATGGGAAGAAATTTTTTATGGGGATGCTGTAACAGTTGTGGAATGGGCACATCTTATACAGGAAGATTTGCCTGAAGAGCGTTTAGCAATTGAAATTACACGCATCGATGAAACAAAACGCAAATTTGTATTGAAACCGATAGGCGAAAAGTATGTTCGTCTTTGTGAGGAGTTATTAAAATGA